From Grus americana isolate bGruAme1 chromosome 11, bGruAme1.mat, whole genome shotgun sequence, a single genomic window includes:
- the SLC38A3 gene encoding sodium-coupled neutral amino acid transporter 3 isoform X1: MRNEPGRAACYSERRLGKESLRRTCSEPSRLPAMDATDVPLQAEMVELVPNGKHAAALTASAVPSLAGDRFEENQSGAAEMEEFLPHGAEKKQTHFTDFEGKTSFGMSVFNLSNAIMGSGILGLAYAMANTGIILFLFLLTAVALLSSYSIHLLLKSSGIVGIRAYEQLGYRAFGTPGKLAAAIAITLQNIGAMSSYLYIVKSEVPLVIQTFLNLEEKTTDWYMNGNYLVILVSITIILPLALMKQLGYLGYASGFSLSCMGFFLISVIYKKFQVPCPLPEQEGNLTGSLNATLISTSDYQNGYTVLQAPDQGTCTPSFFTLNSQTAYTIPIMAFAFVCHPEVLPIYTELKDPSKKKMQCISNISITVMYLMYFLAALFGYLTFYGRVESELLHTYNKVDPFDVLILCVRVAVLTAVTLTVPIVLFPVRRAIQQMLFQGKDFSWIRHVTIAVVLLTFINLLVIFAPSILGIFGMIGATSAPCLIFIFPAIFYIRIMPKDKEPLRSTPKILAACFALLGVLFMIMSLSFIIIDWATGGGKSGGSH, encoded by the exons AGCCTGAGGAGAACTTGCAGCGAGCCCAGCCGCCTCCCTGCCATGGACGCCACGGACGTGCCCCTCCAGGCCGAGATGGTGGAGCTGGTGCCCAACGGGAAGCACGCGGCCGCGCTCACCGCCTCCGCCGTCCCCTCGCTGGCGGGCGACAG GTTTGAGGAGAACCAGTCCGGTGCGGCGGAGATGGAGGAGTTCCTGCCCCATGGCGCTGAGAAGAAGCAGACGCACTTCACCGAC TTTGAAGGGAAGACGTCTTTCGGGATGTCCGTCTTCAACCTGAGCAACGCCATCATGGGCAGCGGCATCCTGGGGCTGGCCTACGCCATGGCCAACACCGGCATCATCCTCTTCCT CTTCCTCCTGACGGCAGTGGCCCTGCTCTCCAGCTACTCCATCCACCTGCTGCTCAAGTCCTCTGGCATCGTGG GTATCCGTGCCTACGAGCAGCTGGGCTACCGAGCCTTTGGCACGCCGGGGAAGCTGGCCGCAGCCATCGCCATCACGCTGCAGAACATCGGAG CTATGTCCAGCTACCTGTACATCGTCAAATCCGAAGTGCCTCTCGTCATCCAGACCTTCCTCAACCTGGAGGAGAAGACCAC GGACTGGTACATGAACGGGAACTACCTGGTGATCCTGGTTTCCATCACCATTATCCTGCCCCTGGCCCTCATGAAGCAGCTGG gctaCCTTGGCTACGCCAGCGGCTTCTCCCTCAGCTGTATGGGCTTCTTCCTCATCTCG gtcATCTACAAGAAGTTCCAGGTCCCCTGCCCGCTTCCCGAGCAGGAGGGGAACCTTACGGGCAGCCTCAACGCCACCCTCATCAGCACCAGTGACTACCAGAATGGCTACACCGTCCTCCAGGCGCCTGACCAGGGCACCTGCACCCCCAGCTTCTTCACCCTGAACTCCCAG ACAGCGTACACCATCCCCATCATGGCCTTCGCCTTCGTCTGCCACCCTGAGGTTCTGCCCATCTACACTGAGCTGAAGGA CCCCTCCAAGAAGAAGATGCAGTGCATCTCCAACATCTCCATCACGGTCATGTACCTCATGTATTTCTTGGCTGCCCTCTTCGGCTACCTCACGTTCTACG GCCGGGTGGAGTCAGAGCTGCTGCACACGTACAACAAGGTGGACCCCTTCGACGTGCTCATCCTGTGCGTGCGGGTGGCCGTGCTGACAGCCGTCACCCTCACTGTCCCCATCGTCCTCTTCCCG GTGCGCCGGGCCATCCAGCAGATGCTGTTCCAAGGGAAGGACTTCAGCTGGATCCGCCACGTCACTATCGCTGTGGTCCTGCTGACCTTCATCAACCTCTTGGTCATCTTCGCCCCCTCCATCCTTGGCATCTTCGGCATGATCG GTgccacctctgctccctgcctcatCTTCATCTTCCCTGCCATCTTCTACATCCGCATCATGCCCAAGGACAAGGAGCCGCTGCGCTCCACCCCCAAAATCTTG GCTGCCTGCTTCGCCCTCCTTGGGGTGCTCTTCATGATCATGAGCTTGAGCTTCATCATCATCGACTGGGCCACGGGCGGGGGGAAGAGCGGCGGCAGCCACTAG
- the SLC38A3 gene encoding sodium-coupled neutral amino acid transporter 3 isoform X2, protein MDATDVPLQAEMVELVPNGKHAAALTASAVPSLAGDRFEENQSGAAEMEEFLPHGAEKKQTHFTDFEGKTSFGMSVFNLSNAIMGSGILGLAYAMANTGIILFLFLLTAVALLSSYSIHLLLKSSGIVGIRAYEQLGYRAFGTPGKLAAAIAITLQNIGAMSSYLYIVKSEVPLVIQTFLNLEEKTTDWYMNGNYLVILVSITIILPLALMKQLGYLGYASGFSLSCMGFFLISVIYKKFQVPCPLPEQEGNLTGSLNATLISTSDYQNGYTVLQAPDQGTCTPSFFTLNSQTAYTIPIMAFAFVCHPEVLPIYTELKDPSKKKMQCISNISITVMYLMYFLAALFGYLTFYGRVESELLHTYNKVDPFDVLILCVRVAVLTAVTLTVPIVLFPVRRAIQQMLFQGKDFSWIRHVTIAVVLLTFINLLVIFAPSILGIFGMIGATSAPCLIFIFPAIFYIRIMPKDKEPLRSTPKILAACFALLGVLFMIMSLSFIIIDWATGGGKSGGSH, encoded by the exons ATGGACGCCACGGACGTGCCCCTCCAGGCCGAGATGGTGGAGCTGGTGCCCAACGGGAAGCACGCGGCCGCGCTCACCGCCTCCGCCGTCCCCTCGCTGGCGGGCGACAG GTTTGAGGAGAACCAGTCCGGTGCGGCGGAGATGGAGGAGTTCCTGCCCCATGGCGCTGAGAAGAAGCAGACGCACTTCACCGAC TTTGAAGGGAAGACGTCTTTCGGGATGTCCGTCTTCAACCTGAGCAACGCCATCATGGGCAGCGGCATCCTGGGGCTGGCCTACGCCATGGCCAACACCGGCATCATCCTCTTCCT CTTCCTCCTGACGGCAGTGGCCCTGCTCTCCAGCTACTCCATCCACCTGCTGCTCAAGTCCTCTGGCATCGTGG GTATCCGTGCCTACGAGCAGCTGGGCTACCGAGCCTTTGGCACGCCGGGGAAGCTGGCCGCAGCCATCGCCATCACGCTGCAGAACATCGGAG CTATGTCCAGCTACCTGTACATCGTCAAATCCGAAGTGCCTCTCGTCATCCAGACCTTCCTCAACCTGGAGGAGAAGACCAC GGACTGGTACATGAACGGGAACTACCTGGTGATCCTGGTTTCCATCACCATTATCCTGCCCCTGGCCCTCATGAAGCAGCTGG gctaCCTTGGCTACGCCAGCGGCTTCTCCCTCAGCTGTATGGGCTTCTTCCTCATCTCG gtcATCTACAAGAAGTTCCAGGTCCCCTGCCCGCTTCCCGAGCAGGAGGGGAACCTTACGGGCAGCCTCAACGCCACCCTCATCAGCACCAGTGACTACCAGAATGGCTACACCGTCCTCCAGGCGCCTGACCAGGGCACCTGCACCCCCAGCTTCTTCACCCTGAACTCCCAG ACAGCGTACACCATCCCCATCATGGCCTTCGCCTTCGTCTGCCACCCTGAGGTTCTGCCCATCTACACTGAGCTGAAGGA CCCCTCCAAGAAGAAGATGCAGTGCATCTCCAACATCTCCATCACGGTCATGTACCTCATGTATTTCTTGGCTGCCCTCTTCGGCTACCTCACGTTCTACG GCCGGGTGGAGTCAGAGCTGCTGCACACGTACAACAAGGTGGACCCCTTCGACGTGCTCATCCTGTGCGTGCGGGTGGCCGTGCTGACAGCCGTCACCCTCACTGTCCCCATCGTCCTCTTCCCG GTGCGCCGGGCCATCCAGCAGATGCTGTTCCAAGGGAAGGACTTCAGCTGGATCCGCCACGTCACTATCGCTGTGGTCCTGCTGACCTTCATCAACCTCTTGGTCATCTTCGCCCCCTCCATCCTTGGCATCTTCGGCATGATCG GTgccacctctgctccctgcctcatCTTCATCTTCCCTGCCATCTTCTACATCCGCATCATGCCCAAGGACAAGGAGCCGCTGCGCTCCACCCCCAAAATCTTG GCTGCCTGCTTCGCCCTCCTTGGGGTGCTCTTCATGATCATGAGCTTGAGCTTCATCATCATCGACTGGGCCACGGGCGGGGGGAAGAGCGGCGGCAGCCACTAG
- the GNAI2 gene encoding guanine nucleotide-binding protein G(i) subunit alpha-2 — protein MGCTVSAEDKAAAERSRMIDKNLREDGEKAAREVKLLLLGAGESGKSTIVKQMKIIHEDGYSEEECRQYKAVVYSNTIQSIMAIIKAMGNLQIDFRDSSRADDARQLFALSCTAEEQGIMPEDLANVIRRLWADNGVQACFNRSREYQLNDSAAYYLNDLERIARADYIPTQQDVLRTRVKTTGIVETHFTFKDLHFKMFDVGGQRSERKKWIHCFEGVTAIIFCVALSAYDLVLAEDEEMNRMHESMKLFDSICNNKWFTDTSIILFLNKKDLFEEKIVHSPLTICFPEYTGPNKYDEAASYIQSKFEDLNKRKDTKEIYTHFTCATDTKNVQFVFDAVTDVIIKNNLKDCGLF, from the exons atgggCTGCACCGTGAGCGCCGAGGACAAGGCGGCCGCCGAGCGCTCCCGCATGATCGACAAGAACCTGCGGGAGGACGGCGAGAAGGCGGCGCGGGaggtgaagctgctgctgctgg GTGCTGGCGAGTCTGGGAAGAGCACCATCGTCAAACAGATGAA gatCATCCATGAGGATGGCTACTCAGAGGAGGAGTGCCGGCAGTACAAAGCTGTGGTCTACAGCAACACCATCCAGTCCATCATGGCCATCATCAAGGCGATGGGGAACCTGCAGATTGACTTCAGAGACTCCTCCAGAGCG gatGATGCTCGGCAGCTGTTTGCGCTCTCCTGCACTGCTGAGGAGCAGGGCATCATGCCAGAGGACCTGGCCAACGTGATCCGGAGGCTGTGGGCTGACAACGGGGTCCAGGCTTGTTTCAACCGCTCCCGAGAGTACCAGCTGAATGACTCCGCTGCCTA ctaCCTGAACGACCTGGAGAGGATAGCCCGTGCTGACTACATCCCCACCCAGCAGGACGTGCTGCGCACCAGGGTGAAGACCACCGGCATCGTAGAGACCCACTTCACCTTCAAGGACCTGCACTTCAA GATGTTCGACGTGGGCGGCCAGCGCTCGGAGCGGAAGAAGTGGATCCACTGCTTTGAGGGGGTGACGGCCATCATTTTCTGCGTGGCCCTGAGCGCCTATGACCTGGTGCTGGCTGAGGACGAGGAGATG AACCGGATGCACGAGAGCATGAAGCTGTTCGACAGCATCTGCAACAACAAGTGGTTCACGGACACGTCCATCATCCTCTTCCTCAACAAGAAGGACCTCTTTGAGGAGAAGATCGTGCACAGCCCCCTGACCATTTGCTTCCCTGAGTACACAG ggccCAACAAGTACGACGAGGCGGCCAGCTACATCCAGAGCAAGTTTGAGGACCTGAACAAGCGGAAGGACACCAAGGAGATCTACACCCACTTCACCTGCGCCACCGACACCAAGAACGTGCAGTTTGTCTTCGATGCCGTCACTGACGTCATCATCAAAAACAACCTGAAGGACTGCGGACTCTTCTGA
- the GNAT1 gene encoding guanine nucleotide-binding protein G(t) subunit alpha-1, which produces MGAGASAEEKHSRELEKKLKEDAEKDARTVKLLLLGAGESGKSTIVKQMKIIHQDGYSLEECLAFIAIIYSNTLQSMLAIVRAMTTLNIQYGDSARQDDARKLLHLSDTIEEGTMPKEMSDIIGRLWKDAGIQACFDRASEYQLNDSAGYYLSDLERLVTPGYVPTEQDVLRSRVKTTGIIETQFSFKDLNFRMFDVGGQRSERKKWIHCFEGVTCIIFIAALSAYDMVLVEDDEVNRMHESLHLFNSICNHRYFATTSIVLFLNKKDVFLEKIKKAHLSICFPDYDGPNTYEDAGNYIKLQFLELNMRRDVKEIYSHMTCATDTENVKFVFDAVTDIIIKENLKDCGLF; this is translated from the exons ATGGGTGCTGGGGCCAGCGCTGAGGAGAAGCACTCCCGCGAGCTGGAGAAGAAGCTCAAGGAGGACGCTGAGAAGGATGCCAGGACcgtgaagctgctgctgctgg gagcaggggagTCGGGGAAGAGCACCATCGTCAAGCAGATGAA gATCATCCACCAGGACGGTTACTCGCTGGAGGAATGCCTGGCGTTCATCGCCATCATCTACAGCAACACGCTCCAGTCCATGCTGGCCATCGTGCGGGCCATGACCACCCTCAACATCCAGTATGGGGACTCGGCTCGCCAG GACGATGCCCGCAAGCTGCTGCACCTCTCAGACACCATTGAGGAGGGCACCATGCCCAAGGAGATGTCAGACATCATCGGGCGGCTCTGGAAGGACGCGGGCATCCAAGCCTGCTTTGACCGTGCCTCTGAGTACCAGCTCAACGACTCAGCTGGCTA CTACCTGTCAGACCTGGAGCGCCTGGTGACCCCCGGCTATGTCCCCACGGAGCAGGACGTGCTGCGGTCCCGTGTCAAGACCACTGGCATCATTGAGACCCAGTTCTCTTTCAAAGACCTCAACTTCAG GATGTTTGACGTGGGCGGCCAGCGCTCGGAGAGGAAGAAGTGGATCCACTGCTTCGAGGGGGTGACCTGCATCATTTTCATCGCAGCCCTCAGCGCCTATGACATGGTCCTGGTGGAAGATGATGAAGTG AACCGCATGCACGAGAGCCTGCACCTCTTCAACAGTATCTGCAACCACCGCTACTTCGCCACCACCTCCATTGTCCTCTTCCTCAACAAGAAGGACGTCTTCCTGGAGAAGATCAAGAAGGCCCATCTCAGCATCTGCTTCCCCGACTACGACG GTCCCAATACCTATGAGGACGCGGGCAACTACATCAAGCTGCAGTTCCTGGAGCTGAACATGCGGCGGGACGTGAAGGAGATCTACTCCCACATGACCTGCGCCACCGATACCGAGAACGTCAAGTTCGTCTTCGACGCAGTCACCGACATCATCATCAAGGAGAACCTCAAGGACTGCGGGCTCTTctga